One segment of Scomber scombrus chromosome 3, fScoSco1.1, whole genome shotgun sequence DNA contains the following:
- the LOC133976869 gene encoding tumor necrosis factor ligand superfamily member 10-like produces the protein MYPNKIQTPKIGIKGHISDLCVCFYVFQVTENIISKQTFMEARTMPRSFNNSGSKFMTSVVQRPSAHLTLRDTSSQGFPPIPIPTPGLHQSCRHVVRSWANQSFGAHLHNMTLSNGKLRVPQDGRYYLYSQVYFRYPSPAASDGDQRSVSHQLVQCVYKKTSYPSPIQLLKGVGTKCWAPDAEYALHSVYQGGLFELRAGDELFVSVSSPTMVNADDSSSYFGAFRLDL, from the exons ATGTATCCAAACAAAATCCAAACTCCCAAAATAGGTATAAAG ggTCACATTTCtgacctgtgtgtttgtttttatgtctttcagGTGACAGAGAACATCATCTCAAAACAAACCTTCATGG aAGCGAGAACCATGCCTCGCTCTTTCAACAACTCGGGGTCAAAGTTCATGACCTCGGTGGTCCAGAGGCCGTCCGCCCACTTGACCCTCAGAGACACCAGCTCTCAAG GGTTCCCTCCCATCCCAATCCCTACGCCGGGTCTCCACCAGTCCTGTCGTCACGTGGTCCGCTCATGGGCCAATCAGAGCTTTGGAGCTCACCTGCACAACATGACCCTGTCCAATGGGAAGCTGCGAGTGCCTCAGGATGGGCGGTACTACCTGTACTCACAG GTGTATTTTCGTTACCCGTCCCCAGCAGCCAGTGATGGAGACCAGCGCAGCGTCAGCCACCAACTGGTGCAATGTGTCTACAAGAAAACCTCCTACCCGAGCCCCATACAG CTCCTGAAGGGGGTGGGCACCAAATGCTGGGCTCCAGACGCAGAGTACGCCCTCCACTCCGTCTACCAGGGAGGACTGTTTGAACTTCGGGCCGGCGACGAACTCTTCGTCTCCGTCTCTTCGCCGACGATGGTCAACGCAGACGATTCCTCCAGCTACTTTGGTGCCTTTCGCCTGGACCTTTGA